From the Rhinoderma darwinii isolate aRhiDar2 chromosome 12, aRhiDar2.hap1, whole genome shotgun sequence genome, one window contains:
- the GPX2 gene encoding glutathione peroxidase 2 yields MAYIAKSFYDLHATNLDGEKVDFNVFRGRVVLIENVASLUDTTIRDYTQLNELQCKYPRRLVVLGFPCNQFGYQENCKNEEILNSLKYVRPGNGFEPGFTLFQKCEVNGKGIHPVFAYLKDKLRSPDDEPAGLITDPRYIVWSPVHRSDLSWNFEKFLIGPEGEPFKRYSKSFLTINIEPDIQRLLKLAK; encoded by the exons AAATCCTTCTACGACTTGCATGCTACAAACCTTGATGGGGAGAAGGTAGACTTCAATGTTTTTAGGGGAAGGGTGGTTTTAATAGAAAATGTTGCTTCCCTTTGAGATACCACCATCAGGGATTACACCCAGCTAAATGAGCTGCAGTGCAAGTATCCGCGTCGGCTTGTGGTGCTGGGATTTCCTTGTAATCAGTTTGGCTACCAA gaaaACTGTAAAAATGAAGAGATTCTTAATTCCCTGAAATATGTTAGACCTGGTAATGGCTTTGAACCTGGTTTCACCTTGTTCCAAAAATGTGAGGTCAATGGAAAAGGCATTCATCCGGTCTTTGCTTACTTGAAGGACAAACTCCGTTCTCCAGATGATGAACCAGCTGGCCTGATCACTGACCCCCGATATATAGTATGGAGTCCTGTACATCGATCTGACCTGTCCTGGAACTTTGAAAAGTTTCTCATTGGCCCAGAAGGCGAACCTTTCAAACGCTATAGTAAAAGCTTCCTAACTATCAACATAGAACCTGATATCCAGAGACTCCTAAAGCTTGCCAAATAA